A stretch of Campylobacter volucris DNA encodes these proteins:
- a CDS encoding phosphopantetheine-binding protein, with the protein MTKEELLKQIADAMHMDEPLKEDMILDDIDEWDSLAFVSIMVLFKNVLNIQINGDDLKKCEKVSDLLALAKI; encoded by the coding sequence ATGACTAAAGAAGAATTATTAAAACAAATCGCAGATGCTATGCATATGGATGAGCCATTAAAAGAAGATATGATTTTAGATGATATAGATGAGTGGGATAGTCTTGCTTTTGTTTCTATAATGGTGCTTTTTAAAAATGTTTTAAATATACAAATAAATGGTGATGATCTTAAAAAATGTGAAAAAGTAAGCGATCTTTTGGCTTTGGCTAAAATTTAA
- a CDS encoding DUF2920 family protein produces the protein MIINKTYEINSCDDVELNIKRESKVEFKLIYDDSKEIEALVCIIPGLGGDINDNLYIDEYCARNYNVAVLSVNYHCIGNRPQTGALFYINELDKFILKTSLEAIGIQLPIDVQNLKSYDEFYCVADVVNKFIERLKREKELNEDYHLYLSVGFEPTKNEYQNFGIMQATDIINAILYVKSNLPFKITGWGIKTILVGSSHGGYLANLCVKIAPWSIDTVVDNSSHITLDNDLWRFVGFGREIDYIKYCSAGLTHIFKNIKLAAFDKTHWTSNSSSPNYFSNARKIIREPLNKEHLKVQSLYPKPKYIAYHSKFDQYVPLEEREEYFNILKDLGFEIDFTKITSENEIDGKFIKNLEHGCGIPMKLLIKKHLDEILKEPLQDKSCKKEISYKCDDLIYTFKEEDDQIRLEIKQ, from the coding sequence ATGATAATCAATAAAACTTATGAAATCAATTCTTGTGATGATGTAGAATTAAATATAAAAAGAGAATCTAAGGTTGAGTTTAAACTCATTTATGATGATAGTAAAGAAATAGAAGCTTTAGTTTGTATTATACCTGGATTAGGTGGAGATATAAATGATAATTTATACATCGATGAGTATTGTGCAAGAAATTATAATGTAGCTGTTTTAAGTGTGAATTATCATTGTATAGGAAATCGCCCTCAAACTGGAGCATTATTTTATATTAATGAGCTTGATAAATTTATTTTAAAAACGAGTTTGGAGGCAATAGGAATACAACTCCCCATAGATGTGCAAAATTTAAAATCATATGATGAATTTTATTGTGTTGCAGATGTTGTAAATAAATTTATAGAAAGATTAAAAAGAGAAAAAGAGCTCAATGAAGATTATCATTTATATTTGAGTGTAGGATTTGAACCCACTAAAAATGAATATCAAAATTTTGGTATCATGCAAGCAACAGATATAATCAATGCTATTTTATATGTAAAATCTAATCTTCCTTTTAAAATTACGGGGTGGGGTATAAAGACTATTTTAGTAGGTTCTTCTCATGGAGGATATTTAGCTAATTTATGTGTTAAAATAGCTCCTTGGAGTATTGATACTGTTGTAGATAATTCTTCTCATATAACATTGGATAATGATTTATGGAGATTTGTGGGATTTGGAAGAGAGATTGATTATATTAAATATTGTAGTGCAGGACTTACGCATATTTTTAAAAACATTAAATTAGCTGCTTTTGATAAAACACATTGGACTTCTAATTCTTCTTCACCAAATTATTTTTCCAATGCTAGAAAAATAATAAGAGAACCATTAAACAAAGAACATTTAAAAGTTCAAAGCTTATATCCAAAACCAAAATACATTGCTTATCATTCTAAATTTGATCAATATGTTCCTTTAGAAGAAAGAGAAGAATATTTTAATATTTTAAAAGATTTAGGATTTGAAATTGATTTTACTAAAATAACAAGTGAAAATGAAATAGATGGAAAATTTATTAAAAATTTAGAGCATGGTTGTGGAATACCTATGAAATTACTTATAAAAAAACATTTAGATGAAATTTTAAAAGAACCTTTACAAGATAAATCGTGTAAAAAAGAAATTTCATATAAATGTGATGATTTGATTTATACTTTTAAGGAAGAAGATGATCAAATAAGATTAGAGATTAAACAATAA
- a CDS encoding DUF2920 family protein: MLINKTYEINSCDDVELNIKRESKLEYRITFNDSKEMKAIVFIIGGYGANTNMHFLESYRKFIAKKFDVIAVNVLYHCFCQRRSDVEKYSATTTFMEDDLPHLKTILENFKIQTSKLDIDTASAHYEFLYQTINNLKEKSILDTSYKVSLSRSFIPPNNEYQNFGIMAAIDHINALKDIMKNYPQFKSLPKIYGGGSYGGYLALMCAKIAPWYVDGVIDNSGAALPPLNYIIGRELETEDYVFNDPNTLIFCHVKTLWTRKDPNSPYYFADENYLIRALLNKDHLILQSQKNKDISIISYHSKEDPSTPAKYKIQMCEILKALNYDITFHLIDEKDIDGKYIKDLTHGCGIPDKALFNKELPKMLEKLKDKTFSMKEDSISYPCKNKVFTFKDKDDKFVLEII; this comes from the coding sequence ATGCTTATTAATAAAACTTATGAAATAAATTCTTGTGATGATGTAGAATTAAATATAAAAAGAGAATCTAAACTTGAATATAGAATTACTTTCAATGATAGTAAAGAAATGAAAGCTATAGTTTTTATCATAGGTGGATATGGTGCAAATACTAATATGCATTTTTTAGAAAGTTATAGAAAATTTATAGCTAAAAAATTTGATGTAATAGCTGTTAATGTTTTATATCATTGTTTTTGTCAAAGAAGATCAGATGTAGAAAAATACAGTGCTACTACTACTTTTATGGAAGATGATTTACCGCATTTGAAAACAATTTTGGAAAATTTTAAAATTCAAACAAGTAAGTTAGATATAGATACCGCATCAGCTCATTATGAATTTTTATATCAAACTATTAATAATTTAAAAGAAAAATCAATATTAGATACTAGTTATAAAGTTAGCCTTTCTCGTTCTTTCATCCCACCCAACAATGAATATCAAAATTTTGGCATAATGGCTGCAATTGATCATATCAATGCTTTAAAAGATATTATGAAAAACTATCCTCAATTTAAATCTTTACCTAAGATTTACGGGGGGGGGTCTTATGGAGGTTATTTAGCTTTAATGTGTGCCAAGATAGCTCCTTGGTATGTAGATGGAGTTATAGATAATTCAGGAGCAGCATTGCCACCATTAAATTATATTATAGGAAGAGAATTAGAAACTGAAGATTATGTTTTTAATGATCCAAATACTTTAATTTTTTGTCATGTAAAAACTCTTTGGACTCGTAAAGATCCAAATTCACCTTATTATTTTGCTGATGAAAATTATCTAATAAGAGCTTTATTAAATAAAGATCATTTAATCTTACAAAGTCAAAAAAATAAAGATATATCTATTATTAGTTATCATTCTAAAGAAGATCCATCAACCCCTGCTAAATATAAAATCCAAATGTGTGAAATTTTAAAAGCATTAAATTATGACATAACTTTTCATTTAATTGATGAAAAAGATATAGATGGTAAATATATTAAAGATTTAACTCATGGTTGTGGAATTCCTGATAAAGCTTTATTTAACAAAGAATTACCAAAAATGCTTGAAAAACTAAAAGATAAAACCTTTAGCATGAAAGAAGATAGTATAAGTTATCCTTGTAAAAACAAAGTTTTTACTTTTAAGGATAAAGATGATAAATTTGTTTTGGAAATAATTTAA
- a CDS encoding AAC(3) family N-acetyltransferase: MKLFLQHNDKKYSNFDLIKAFENLGIKKGDILCVHSELFKFGTPLLKKNEFLQTIIDCFFEVIGKEGTLIMPTFTYKFCKNGIYDKLNSKSEVGILTEYFRKWGGVIRTNDPIFSFAIKGTKQDLFLKDTKSCFGENCVYDTLWKNNGKIILFGTHLVGYTFTHFIEEIAKVPYRYFKNFSGILIDENGKKIQKNITYYVRKLEENSLICKQKQINLLKENNNFNIINFAGSCIVSIESKGYFLDTLKYLKNNPYSLLKDKNDNQHK, translated from the coding sequence ATGAAGCTATTTTTACAACACAATGATAAAAAATACTCGAATTTTGATTTAATAAAAGCTTTTGAAAATTTAGGCATTAAAAAAGGCGATATTTTATGCGTGCATAGTGAGCTTTTTAAATTTGGAACTCCTTTACTTAAAAAAAATGAATTTTTACAAACTATAATTGATTGTTTTTTTGAAGTTATAGGAAAAGAAGGCACACTTATAATGCCAACTTTTACTTATAAATTTTGTAAAAATGGAATTTATGATAAGCTAAATTCAAAAAGTGAGGTAGGAATTTTAACAGAATATTTTCGTAAATGGGGGGGGGTAATACGCACCAATGATCCTATTTTTTCTTTTGCCATAAAAGGTACTAAACAAGATTTGTTTTTAAAAGATACAAAGAGTTGTTTTGGAGAAAATTGTGTATATGATACTTTGTGGAAAAATAATGGAAAAATCATTCTTTTTGGAACTCATCTAGTAGGATATACCTTTACTCATTTTATAGAAGAAATAGCAAAAGTCCCATATAGATATTTTAAAAATTTTAGTGGAATTTTAATAGATGAAAATGGTAAAAAAATACAAAAAAATATAACTTATTATGTAAGAAAATTAGAAGAAAATTCCTTAATATGCAAACAAAAACAAATAAATTTATTAAAAGAAAACAATAATTTTAATATAATTAATTTCGCAGGATCTTGCATAGTTAGCATAGAAAGCAAAGGATATTTTTTAGATACACTAAAATATTTAAAAAATAATCCATATAGTCTATTAAAGGATAAAAATGACAACCAACATAAATGA
- a CDS encoding amino acid adenylation domain-containing protein: protein MTTNINDFLQKSVAKYPDKKLFVEFDGKYISYKEFDIITDKLASKIIQEKIYQSPILIILPKSINALISFFGSIKSGNFYTILDEKTPKERIEKIIQTLKPKLFITSKELNINLDLPTIYTQEFENFTIDKTALEDIKEKHIDTNLLYVFFTSGSTGTPKGVSIAHKSVIDYTFWVCKTFKFDENHILANQAPLYFDNSILDIFSTIKAGGTLHLLPNHLFAFPNKIIEHLVKNEVNTIFWVPSVLIYFANTDAIKDIDLKLNKILFCGEIMPNKQLNIWRKYLPNALFANLYGPTEITDVCSHYIIDREFSDDELLPIGKACKNTELLVFDENSNLITKDKIGIKGELYVRGTCLSLGYYNDKEKTHKAFVQNPLHDNYLDLLYKTGDIVAYNEFGELLCYGRIDNQIKYMGHRIELGEIETIINSHEKIKNSACIFKDDIICFYESEDEINFKEFLKDKLPSYMIPKKFIKIDNFKLNQNGKIDRKVLGEFV from the coding sequence ATGACAACCAACATAAATGACTTTTTACAAAAAAGTGTAGCTAAATATCCAGATAAAAAATTATTTGTTGAATTTGATGGAAAGTATATAAGCTACAAAGAATTTGACATCATTACAGATAAACTTGCAAGTAAAATAATACAAGAAAAAATTTACCAATCACCTATTTTAATAATATTACCAAAAAGTATAAATGCTTTAATATCTTTTTTTGGTTCAATAAAAAGTGGAAATTTTTATACCATACTTGATGAAAAAACTCCAAAAGAAAGAATAGAAAAAATTATACAAACTTTAAAACCAAAATTATTTATAACTTCCAAAGAATTAAATATAAATTTAGATCTACCTACTATTTATACACAAGAATTTGAAAATTTCACTATAGATAAAACAGCTTTAGAAGATATAAAAGAAAAACACATAGATACAAATTTATTATATGTATTTTTTACAAGTGGAAGCACAGGCACTCCAAAAGGAGTAAGCATAGCTCATAAAAGTGTTATTGATTATACTTTTTGGGTTTGTAAAACTTTTAAATTTGATGAAAATCACATCTTAGCAAATCAAGCTCCGCTTTATTTTGATAATAGTATTTTAGATATTTTCTCTACCATAAAAGCTGGCGGGACTTTGCATTTGCTTCCAAATCATTTATTTGCTTTTCCAAATAAAATTATAGAGCATCTAGTAAAAAATGAAGTAAATACCATATTTTGGGTGCCTTCTGTTTTGATATATTTTGCAAATACTGATGCTATAAAAGACATCGATCTTAAACTAAATAAAATATTATTTTGCGGTGAAATAATGCCAAATAAACAATTAAACATATGGAGAAAATATTTACCAAATGCTTTATTTGCAAATTTATATGGACCAACAGAAATAACTGATGTTTGTTCTCATTACATAATAGATAGAGAATTTAGCGATGATGAACTTTTACCTATAGGAAAAGCTTGTAAAAATACAGAGCTTTTGGTATTTGATGAAAATTCAAACTTAATCACTAAAGATAAAATAGGAATAAAAGGTGAGCTTTATGTAAGAGGAACTTGCCTTTCACTGGGCTATTACAATGACAAAGAAAAAACTCATAAAGCCTTTGTGCAAAATCCTTTGCATGATAATTATTTAGATCTTTTATATAAAACAGGAGATATAGTAGCTTATAATGAATTTGGTGAGCTTTTATGTTATGGAAGAATAGATAATCAAATCAAATACATGGGTCATCGTATAGAGCTTGGAGAAATAGAAACCATAATAAATTCTCATGAAAAAATCAAAAATAGTGCTTGTATATTTAAAGATGATATTATTTGTTTTTATGAAAGTGAAGATGAGATAAATTTCAAAGAATTCTTAAAAGATAAATTACCTTCTTATATGATTCCTAAAAAATTTATAAAAATAGATAATTTTAAATTAAATCAAAATGGTAAGATAGATAGAAAGGTTTTGGGTGAGTTTGTTTGA
- a CDS encoding GNAT family N-acetyltransferase — translation MSLFDSTKNTNESISNIYENMNNIYQEKYDDNTLIYKDNLLFYIINNICKIDNLKPSFVKIITKNLDVLERHEKFLQLNNFKLLKTFKQMILKNENLNPIKFNFIQKPSLSDLEECYNFLLNIFKYEFELFYNKQKFKNYINNILIYKENNKICGVLLYNNTINYHAQLEYIAVKNNLKYKNIAYALLNSFFLENQNKKFYKLFVDTKNTKAINFYKKSNFMFKEIELRLYRNFL, via the coding sequence GTGAGTTTGTTTGATAGCACTAAAAACACAAATGAAAGTATTAGCAATATATATGAAAATATGAATAATATTTATCAAGAAAAATATGATGATAATACTTTAATATATAAAGATAATCTTCTTTTTTATATAATTAATAATATATGCAAAATAGATAATTTAAAACCATCTTTTGTAAAAATCATCACAAAAAATTTAGATGTATTAGAAAGACATGAAAAATTTTTGCAATTAAATAATTTCAAATTATTAAAAACTTTTAAGCAGATGATTTTAAAAAATGAAAATTTAAATCCTATAAAATTTAATTTTATTCAAAAACCTTCTTTAAGTGATTTGGAAGAATGTTATAATTTTTTACTAAATATTTTCAAATATGAATTTGAACTTTTTTACAATAAACAAAAATTTAAAAATTATATAAATAATATATTGATTTATAAAGAAAATAATAAAATTTGTGGCGTTTTATTATATAATAATACTATAAACTATCATGCTCAACTAGAATATATTGCTGTAAAAAATAATTTAAAATATAAAAATATAGCATACGCCTTACTTAATAGTTTCTTTTTAGAAAATCAAAATAAAAAATTTTATAAATTATTTGTTGATACTAAAAATACAAAAGCTATTAATTTTTACAAAAAATCAAATTTTATGTTCAAAGAAATAGAACTTAGATTATATAGGAATTTTTTATGA
- a CDS encoding phosphopantetheine-binding protein: MDLTNATIQKFFINIERTDIDETMQNLVSEDIIDSIDIMALVAEIEKYYGKPLNAEFISPENFEDFQSIKNMIENIK; the protein is encoded by the coding sequence ATGGATTTAACAAATGCAACAATTCAAAAATTCTTTATCAACATCGAAAGAACAGATATTGATGAAACTATGCAAAATTTGGTTAGTGAAGATATTATAGATAGTATAGATATAATGGCTTTAGTTGCTGAAATAGAAAAATACTATGGTAAACCACTAAACGCAGAATTTATAAGTCCTGAAAATTTTGAAGATTTTCAAAGTATTAAAAATATGATTGAAAATATTAAATGA
- a CDS encoding adenylyl-sulfate kinase produces MKITNPIISLTGLAGSGKSTIGKVLYAKLQQKYPNIIYLDGDEFRDLLGAYDYDKKSRIDLAIKRSNFAKFLNNQNMIVIITTISMFNEIYKYNRENFKNYVEIYIKCDLQELIRRDQKGLYTQALEGKIKNVVGIDINFDEPNPHLIIKNSHQDKIEEKTQMIIDFILQKTNK; encoded by the coding sequence ATGAAGATAACAAATCCTATCATTTCACTAACTGGTCTTGCAGGTAGTGGAAAAAGCACCATTGGAAAAGTTTTATATGCAAAATTACAACAAAAATATCCAAACATTATCTATTTAGATGGAGACGAATTTAGAGATCTTTTAGGTGCTTATGATTATGATAAAAAAAGTCGTATTGATTTAGCCATCAAAAGATCAAATTTTGCTAAATTTTTAAATAATCAAAATATGATAGTCATCATTACTACCATATCAATGTTTAATGAAATTTATAAATACAATAGAGAAAATTTTAAAAATTATGTTGAAATTTACATTAAATGTGACCTACAAGAGCTTATAAGAAGAGATCAAAAAGGGCTTTATACCCAAGCTTTAGAAGGAAAAATTAAAAATGTAGTGGGTATAGACATAAACTTTGATGAGCCAAATCCTCATTTAATTATCAAAAATTCACATCAAGATAAAATAGAAGAAAAAACACAAATGATTATTGATTTTATTCTTCAAAAAACAAATAAATGA